The Cyanobacteriota bacterium DNA segment CCAGTGGGCGCACAATCATTCAGCTCTTAGTTGTTGGAGTTTTGCTGGCCGCCGTCTTCCAAATCCAAAGTCCATGGCTGGTAGTGGGCATTCTAGTAGCAATGCTCGTAGTTGCTGCTATCACCGCTCGCAACCGCATCAGTCCAACTATGCCTCGACTGGTGTTGATCGTTATCCTTTCTATGCTTACTAGCACGGTGTTGACCTTGCTTTACACTATTACCCTGGTGGTGCGCTCCCAACCTTGGTATTCTCCCCAATACTTGATTCCCCTGGGCGGCATCGTCCTTGGCAATGCTATGAATGCAGCGGCGATCGCTGGAGAACACCTTGTTAACCAGCTCCAGTCTAGTCGCCTAGATATTGAAACTCACCTCAGCCTAGGGGCTACTGCTCACCAAGCCACCATCACCTATCGCCGTGAGGCTGTCCGTGCCAGTATGATCCC contains these protein-coding regions:
- the fetB gene encoding iron export ABC transporter permease subunit FetB, producing the protein MPIQPLTLVDLAIALGMVIMAIGLSIWQRLDLAWNLVVASGRTIIQLLVVGVLLAAVFQIQSPWLVVGILVAMLVVAAITARNRISPTMPRLVLIVILSMLTSTVLTLLYTITLVVRSQPWYSPQYLIPLGGIVLGNAMNAAAIAGEHLVNQLQSSRLDIETHLSLGATAHQATITYRREAVRASMIPMINTMTVVGLVTLPSTITGQLLGGISPLDAAAYQMLIMFMLALANLVTALLVTMGIQRQWFNAAEQLTNRC